From the Marinitoga sp. 1197 genome, the window GAATAATTATTTTTTTGATATTGTTTGTATCTTGATACTAAAAAAAACATTTCTGTTTGAAAACCAACATCTTCGTTTTTATATAATAGCGGTAAATAAGGATTATTTTCAAATTCTTCTAAAATTAATTCATCAGCATTGAGTTTATAAAATAAAGCATTAGCTAAGGTAGTTTTTCCACTTCCAATATTTCCTTCAATATTTATTCTTAAAGATTTTCCTTTAAAATATTCTGCTATTTTTTTCATTTTTTCCCCCTATTTATGATATGATATTAGTAGTACCATTATATATGAAAATTATTTAATCTTTTTATATTTTTCTTTAAAATTACCACATATAGTAGTTATTTAAATCACAAACACTATTAATAGTGAGGTGTAATATGATATTTGCAAAAAACTATAGTAATAATCCAATAATATTAAAAGAAACTAATGATTTAACGTTATTAAAATCAAATTATCCTTGCAAATATTCAGAATCTTCTAAAATATTTGTGTATACTTACAATGCACAATCTGATAGAACACTTCTTTTTATTCATGGTTTGGGTACAAAAAATTTAAAATATTTAAAATGGTTTCCAGAAAACTTTGCAAAAAATGGTTATAATAGTGCACTAATGATTTTACCGTATCATTTTGACAGAACTCCATCAGGTTATAAAAGTGGAGAACTGTTTTTATCAACAACGAATAATTATGTTTTAAGAGCTCGATTTGAACATTCTGTAGTAGATATACTTACAACACTAAATTATTTAAAAGAAAAGTTTAATAGCGAATTATATTTAATGGGATTTAGTTTCGGAGGGATGGTCTCAACAATAGCCTCATCATTAAGACAAGATATAAAAGGATTATCTCTGGCAGTTACAGGCGGAAATTTTTATCACATTACATGGAAAAGTTTTGTAACTGGTGTATTGAGAGTTCAATATGAAGAAAATAAAGAATGTAATCCCGAGAAGTGTAGGTTATATCATCAAAATGAATATCCAGTTTATTTAAAAAAATTGGATAATCCTGAAGTGGAGTTAGATAAGGCACCAATTGCATGTTTTGAATATGATCCTTTGACTTTTGCAAAATTTGTTAAAACGCCAACAATCATGTTCAAAGCTTTATTTGATATATTTATTCCTAAAAATTCCACAATGGATTTATATAACGCAATTAATGCTAGGAAAAAATTATATTCTATTCCAAGTGGTCATTTGACTTCTTATTTATTTAAAAGGTATATATTGAAAAAAACCTTAGATTTTTTCAAGAGGTGATTATATGAAAGTATATTTAAAAAAATGTATTAGTTATGATAATGCAGAAGATGTATTAATTCCTATTTTAAAAAAGTATGAAAATAGATTTAGTGAGGGAGATAAAGTTTTAGTTAAACCAAATTTGTTATCCCCCAAAAGTGTTGAAAGTGGTATAACAACACATCCAAAAATAGTAGAAATAATTTTAAAATTTTTGCTTGATTTAGGTACTAAACCATATCTTGGAGATAGTCCAGCCACAGGAACAGCTTTAGAAGCGGTTAAAGCCAATGGAATATATGATGTTTGTAAAAAATTAGATATCCCTATTGTTGAATTGGATGATCCAGTTGAAATAGATGGCGAAATTTTTAAAGGAATTATGATATCTAAAAAAGTTTTGGAAGCAGATAAGATTGTAAATATAGCAAAATTAAAAACGCATGTACAAATGATTATGACTTTAGCAGTGAAAAATACATTTGGTTGTGTTGTTGGAAAAGAAAAATCCGCATGGCATTTTAGAGCTAAAACAAATACTAATTTTGCTAATGTTATAATAGATATACATAATATAGTAAAACCAACACTAAATATTATTGATGGTATATTAGGAATGGAAGGTAATGGTCCGGCAAATGGTATTAAGAAATATTTTAATGTTTTGGGTGTTTCGGAGAATGCTTATGCTCTTGATCATGCTATTATTAAATCTTTAAATATAAAAGAAAAGTATGTATATATTATAAAAGAAGCCATGAAGAGAGGTTTGATTCCTCATTACGAGATAGAATCAAATTGGGAAGGAGAACGAATAAAATTACCTTTGACAGCACCAATTTTTGAAACTGTAACCAATTTAGTAAGAATTTTCGAAAGAGTTCCTAAAATAAACAAAAATAAATGTGTAGAATGTAAATTATGTGAAACTAGATGTCCTGCAGAAGCAATTGATATTGACAATGATAAATTTATTGATTATTCAAAGTGTATCAGATGCTATGTTTGTCATGAGGTATGTCCTCAAGATGCAATAAAATTAATAAGAAAATTAAAATAAAAAACGATGAGTCAATTAAATTGACTCATCGTTTTCTTTAAGCCTTTTAAGCTTATTCAATCTAACAGGATTTAAATAATTTAAACAACATCCACTTCCAAACATTTTAACTTTTAAATTTAATTTGCTTTCATATTCAACAATTTCATTGTATTTAGCACATTTATTATCTTCTGTTAAATATTCACATTGATTTTTTTCTTCATTCCATTTTCCATAATAACATGGTGTATGCTTACAACAGTATCCACATTGCACACATACAGGACATTGCTGTTCTATTTTATTCATTTTTTCAAATAATTTATCAAACTCTTCTATTCCATCTAAATCATCAAAATCATCAAAAAACATAAAAACCTCCAAATTATATAGTTGAATGGGTTATTTGATCGAGTTGTGGAACTCTTTTATATAACATTGATATAATCATTGGATACAAAAAGAATTTTATAGCTAAAGATACAATTCTTGGAGGTATTAATACAGCATACGGAACTCCCCAAAGGGAATGAATAAGATATGGTGTTATTGAAATTCCAACTATTCCTCCAGCTAAATATGATATAGCAAAATTCCAGAATTTTACTTCTTTTTTAAACAAATAATAGAAAACTAAACCAGGTAAAAGTCCATATAATCCTGAAGTTATAGTAAAATAAGGAACATATGGACCCATTGGATTTATCCAATAGCCAAAAAAGTCCGCAAGAGCTCCGACTAAAAAACCGTACCCCGGTCCAAGCGTAAAGGCTGATATCATAATTGGCAAAGTTCCAAAACCAATTCTTATACTTTCTACGCCAAATAAATTAAATCTAAAAGATAATAGTCTTGTTAAAATAATACTTAAAACTATAAACAAGGAACTTAAAACAAGCCTCTTAGTTTTTGTCAAGATAATAACCTCCTCTTTCAAGAGAATAACACAACTTAAAATGATTATATCAAAGTTTTTTTAATTTTTCAACTATTAATATTAGTTTTTCTTTTATAAAATATTGGATAGGATATACCAAGAATTATTGAAAATATACTTACACTTAAAAGTACAAAACCAACATTGTTTCCAAAAATTGCAGAATATCCGCTTGAAATAAAATTACCTATTGACCAGGCAAATCCCATTGAGACAGATGAAGCAAAACTTTTATTTTTAGGCATTAAAATTTGTGCTTCAACCAAATTAGCAGACATTGTCAAAAAACCAAAAGCATCAAAAGCAGAAAAAGAAACAATTCTTAATATTTCAGTGTTCATAAGAACCATAAGTATCCCCGAAATTCCCATACCTAAAAAACCAATAAGATTAATAAATTTTATTCCAAATTTATCTCTTAAATAAGTCCCATAATAATTTGTAAACATACCAATAATCATACCAATTGTTAATGTTGCGCCACCAATTATTAATCCTGATCCTTTTTGATTAAGATAAATCGGAACAAAAGTATGAAAAATATTCATAATAAATCCCCTTAAAGCAACCATCAAAAATACAGGTATTAATACTAATGCGTCTTTCAAAGCAGGGAACCTTTTTTCTGCAATTTCTAATTTTTCATATTTCCATAATTTTTTATAAAAGAATATCAATAATATTCCACTAATAATACCAACATAATATAATTTGTCTATTCCAAATATTTTAACATAAGTAGTAATAAAAACAGGTCCTAAAGCTGCTCCAAATGTTCCAAAAACAGAAAACCAAGCTACATGTGTTCCTTTATTTTGCCTCCCAGCAAAACTTGCACCAACCGGATGAAAAGCAGAATTAAATAATCTAATAAAGAAAATTAAAATCAATAATACATAAAAGCTATTTACAAACCCAATTAAAGAAATTAACAAAATTTCTATAAATAATAGGAGTACAACAAAAACTCCATCTCTTTTTCTTCTATCAAAATATAAACCAAAAAAAATTTGTAAAATTGAAGAAAATGCACCAATTAGTGTAATTAATGTTGTAAAAGTCCTACTATCAATATTAAATTTATTAATAAAATAAGGTCCTAAAGGTTTAAAAAAAGAGTTAAAAAAATCAGCAAAAAAATGAGCGAGAGAGATTGTAAAAGTCATATTCCTCCTCCTTATTGTTAGTATTCCGAACAAATTATATCATAAAAATTTCATAAAATCTATTTTTGATATTTACAGTTTTATTAAGATAAATGTAAAAAAAGGCCAATCAAATTCGATTGGCCTTTAACATTAAAAATAACATTAAAAAATTATTCTTTTTCATATGGAATACCATCTGCTGCTGGAGGTCTTGTTTTACCTACAAATCCACTAACAACAATTATAGTAATCACAAATGGTAATAAGTTTAACAATGCTTTCATTTCAGGTGGTATGTCAAGTATCGATTGTAATTGGATATTTAAAGCATCTGATGCACCAAATAGCAATGCAGCCCACATTGTTCCAACTGGATTCCAGTTACCAAGAATCATAGCAGCTAAAGCTATAAATCCTTTACCACTTGGCATATTTTCTTGGAATTGTCCTAATTCTCCTATACTCAAATATGCACCTGCAAATGCTGCTAAAACACCACTCATCAATACACCAAAATATCTAATAGCAAAAACATTTACACCAAGTGTATCTGCAGATTTTGGATTTTCCCCAACTGCACGCATTCTTAATCCTAAAGGTGTCTTATATATTAAAAACCAACTCAAAGCAACTGCTATAAATGCTAAATATACAAATATACTCATTTCATCGAAAATTTGCCCGAAAAAAGGAACATCCTGAATAGCTGGTATTTTTATTTTAGGAATTTTTGCAACAAAATCAGTTTGTCCTGAATGACCAAATATTGGTTCCATTAAAAATGCTGATAATCCTCCTGCAATAAGTATCAAAGCAGTTGCACTAACTATTTGATCAGCGCTCCATCTAATTGAAACGTAAGCATGCATCCAGGCTAACATTACGCCAGAAATTATAGCTCCCAACAATCCTAGCCAAGGATCACCAGTATAAAATGTGAAAACAACTGCTGTAAAAGCTCCTATTTTCATTATACCTTCTAATGCAATATTTGTAACACCAGTAATTTCACTATAAACTCCACCCAATCCTGCAAATATTAAAGGTGTAGCACTCATTAACATTAATTTATAAAAAATAGGTGTCGATAAACTATAAATTATAGCTTGAAAAACATTCACTTTGATTCACCACCTTTAGGAGATGCAAATTTCATTATCAGAGTTCTAACAATTCTATCAGCAGCAACAAGGAATATAATTATACCCTGAATTATAGTAACTATATCATCAGGAACTTTTGCAAATTGCATTGCATTAGAACCTGTTCTTAATGAAGAAATTAAGAATGCTGCGAATATGATTCCAATAGGATTATTTTGTCCTATTAATGCAATTGAAATTCCGTCAAAACCTTTACCTCCACTAAAATCTCCAAAAATTCTATGATGTATTGCCATAACTTCAAGAGAACCTGCTAAACCTGCTAAAGCTCCACTAATAGCCATAGTTAAAACTATATTTTTACTTAAAGATATAGCTCCAGCTTCAGCTGCATAAGGATTAAAACCAACAGCTTTTACCTCATAACCTGTTGTTGTTTTTTCTAATAATATATAAACTAATATTGCCGCTATAATAGAAACAATAATTCCTGAAGGTAAAGTATTTGCCTGAACTGTCATTAATGGTGGAAGTTGCGCACTTTGAGCAATTTCTGGTGATTTTGGAACTCCTTGACCAACTGCCAATGGTCCTACAACAAAATAATTTGTTAAATAAACAGCTATCCAGTTGAGCATTATAGTTGTAATAACTTCATGTGCTCCTGTAGCTGCTTTCAAATAACCAGCAATCGAAGCCCAAAATGCTCCCCCTAATATACCAGCTAACATAGTAATCGGAATTGCAAAAACTGGAGAAACATTACCAAGATTTATACCCACAAATGTGGCAAATATTGCTCCCATCATCAATTGTCCTTCTGCACCAATATTAAATATACCGGCCCTGAAACCAAATCCAACCGCTAATCCTGTTAATACAAGCGACATCATCTTGGAAATATTTGCAGCCCATGCTGCCTTTCCACCAAAAGCTCCCTGCAACATAACCCAATAAGCGCTTAAAGGATTTTTACCTATTAATAAAATTACGATTGCTGCTATAAATAAAGCTATTATTACAGATGTTATTGGAACTAAAATACTCATTGTTTTCTTTGAGAGTTTAATTTTCAATTGAATCCCCTCCATGTGCCAGCTTTTCTTCAATTTTTATATCTTCAATTTTATGTCCTGCCATCATTAAACCAAGTTCTTCTATTGTTACTTCATCTGGTTTAACTTCTCCCATTATTTCTCCTTCATACATTACTATTATTCTATCTGATAAAGATAATACTTCTTCAAGTTCCATAGAAACTAATAGTATAGCTACATCTTTTTCTCTTAAATTTAATATTTCTTTATGAACATATTCAATGGCACCAACATCAAGACCTCTTGTAGGCTGAGCAATAACAATAAATTCCGGATTAAAACTAACTTCCCTTGCAATAACAACCTTTTGTTGATTACCTCCTGATAAATTTCCCGTTGGTATTGTTCCATCAGGTGGTCTAACATCAAATCTTTTTATTAAAATTTCCGCATTTTTATTTATTATATCATGATTCAAAAAGCCATTTTTTGCAAAGGGTTCTTCATAATGCTTTCCTAAAATTAAATTATAATAATTTGGAAATTCCTTTACCATAGCATATTTGTATCTATCTTCAGGAATATGACCTATGTTTCTTTCTCTTAATTCTCTAACAGTTTTTTTAGAAACATCTTCACCTTTATACAAATATTTTCCTTTTTCTATTTTTCTTAAACCTGTTAACGCCTCAACTAATTCTGTTTGCCCATTACCAGCAACACCTGCAACTCCTAACACTTCACCTTTTCTTATTTTAAAACTTATACCTCTAACTGCTTCTAAATCTCTATTATCTTTTACCCACAAATTCTCAACTTCAACAGCAACCTCACCAGGTTCTTTTTCTTGCTTTTCTATTCTCAATACAACTTCTCTACCAACCATCATATTGGCAAGTTCTCTTGCATTTGTATCTTTTGCAGCAACGTTACCTGTTACTTTACCTAATCGCATAACGGTTATATTGTCACTTATTTCCATAACTTCGTGTAATTTATGTGATATAAATATAATGGTTTTTCCATCTTCTTTTAATTTTCTTATTATTCCAAATAATTCCTCTGTTTCCTGTGGAGTTAATACAGCTGTAGGTTCATCTAAAATAAGTATTTCAGCACCTCTATATATTGTTTTTAATATTTCAACCCTTTGTTGCATACCAACTGGTATATCCTCTATTTTTGCATCAACATCTACAAACAAACCATATTTTTCAGAAAGCTCTTTAACTTCTTTTCTTGCCTTTTTTAAATCAAAAATCATTCCACTTTTAGGTTCAGAACCCAAAACAATATTTTCAGCAACTGTCAAGGTATCGACTAACATAAAATGCTGATGCACCATACCAATACCTGACCTTATAGCATCACCTGGACCTTTAAAAACTTTCTTTTCACCAAGAATGTAAATATCTCCGGATGTTGGTGTGTATAATCCATACAATTGATTCATTAAAGTTGATTTACCAGCACCATTTTCTCCGATAATTGAGTGAACTTCTCCCTTTTTAACAAGAAAATTAACATGATCATTTGCAAGAACTTTCGGGAAACGTTTTACTATATCTTTCATAATTACCGCATATTCCCTTTTATCTATAGAAGATAAATCTATACTCAACTTTTACACCTCCTAACATTTTCGTTTTCGCAAAGCGAAAAGAGATAACATTTTTATTAACTTATTTTCATATAATTAATTTAATGAATTATCTTTATAAACATATTTATTTCTCTGTTTTTTTTGCCCCTGCTAATATTAATTTTTTGACATTTCACTAATAATTTGTAAATACCGAAGCGCTTCGATATTTACAAATTATTAATGTTTTAAATTTATAAATAAGGCGGGAATACC encodes:
- a CDS encoding ABC transporter permease, with protein sequence MNVFQAIIYSLSTPIFYKLMLMSATPLIFAGLGGVYSEITGVTNIALEGIMKIGAFTAVVFTFYTGDPWLGLLGAIISGVMLAWMHAYVSIRWSADQIVSATALILIAGGLSAFLMEPIFGHSGQTDFVAKIPKIKIPAIQDVPFFGQIFDEMSIFVYLAFIAVALSWFLIYKTPLGLRMRAVGENPKSADTLGVNVFAIRYFGVLMSGVLAAFAGAYLSIGELGQFQENMPSGKGFIALAAMILGNWNPVGTMWAALLFGASDALNIQLQSILDIPPEMKALLNLLPFVITIIVVSGFVGKTRPPAADGIPYEKE
- a CDS encoding alpha/beta hydrolase, with the translated sequence MIFAKNYSNNPIILKETNDLTLLKSNYPCKYSESSKIFVYTYNAQSDRTLLFIHGLGTKNLKYLKWFPENFAKNGYNSALMILPYHFDRTPSGYKSGELFLSTTNNYVLRARFEHSVVDILTTLNYLKEKFNSELYLMGFSFGGMVSTIASSLRQDIKGLSLAVTGGNFYHITWKSFVTGVLRVQYEENKECNPEKCRLYHQNEYPVYLKKLDNPEVELDKAPIACFEYDPLTFAKFVKTPTIMFKALFDIFIPKNSTMDLYNAINARKKLYSIPSGHLTSYLFKRYILKKTLDFFKR
- a CDS encoding ABC transporter permease; the encoded protein is MSILVPITSVIIALFIAAIVILLIGKNPLSAYWVMLQGAFGGKAAWAANISKMMSLVLTGLAVGFGFRAGIFNIGAEGQLMMGAIFATFVGINLGNVSPVFAIPITMLAGILGGAFWASIAGYLKAATGAHEVITTIMLNWIAVYLTNYFVVGPLAVGQGVPKSPEIAQSAQLPPLMTVQANTLPSGIIVSIIAAILVYILLEKTTTGYEVKAVGFNPYAAEAGAISLSKNIVLTMAISGALAGLAGSLEVMAIHHRIFGDFSGGKGFDGISIALIGQNNPIGIIFAAFLISSLRTGSNAMQFAKVPDDIVTIIQGIIIFLVAADRIVRTLIMKFASPKGGESK
- a CDS encoding ABC transporter ATP-binding protein, with the protein product MKDIVKRFPKVLANDHVNFLVKKGEVHSIIGENGAGKSTLMNQLYGLYTPTSGDIYILGEKKVFKGPGDAIRSGIGMVHQHFMLVDTLTVAENIVLGSEPKSGMIFDLKKARKEVKELSEKYGLFVDVDAKIEDIPVGMQQRVEILKTIYRGAEILILDEPTAVLTPQETEELFGIIRKLKEDGKTIIFISHKLHEVMEISDNITVMRLGKVTGNVAAKDTNARELANMMVGREVVLRIEKQEKEPGEVAVEVENLWVKDNRDLEAVRGISFKIRKGEVLGVAGVAGNGQTELVEALTGLRKIEKGKYLYKGEDVSKKTVRELRERNIGHIPEDRYKYAMVKEFPNYYNLILGKHYEEPFAKNGFLNHDIINKNAEILIKRFDVRPPDGTIPTGNLSGGNQQKVVIAREVSFNPEFIVIAQPTRGLDVGAIEYVHKEILNLREKDVAILLVSMELEEVLSLSDRIIVMYEGEIMGEVKPDEVTIEELGLMMAGHKIEDIKIEEKLAHGGDSIEN
- a CDS encoding MFS transporter, producing the protein MTFTISLAHFFADFFNSFFKPLGPYFINKFNIDSRTFTTLITLIGAFSSILQIFFGLYFDRRKRDGVFVVLLLFIEILLISLIGFVNSFYVLLILIFFIRLFNSAFHPVGASFAGRQNKGTHVAWFSVFGTFGAALGPVFITTYVKIFGIDKLYYVGIISGILLIFFYKKLWKYEKLEIAEKRFPALKDALVLIPVFLMVALRGFIMNIFHTFVPIYLNQKGSGLIIGGATLTIGMIIGMFTNYYGTYLRDKFGIKFINLIGFLGMGISGILMVLMNTEILRIVSFSAFDAFGFLTMSANLVEAQILMPKNKSFASSVSMGFAWSIGNFISSGYSAIFGNNVGFVLLSVSIFSIILGISYPIFYKRKTNINS
- a CDS encoding DUF362 domain-containing protein, encoding MKVYLKKCISYDNAEDVLIPILKKYENRFSEGDKVLVKPNLLSPKSVESGITTHPKIVEIILKFLLDLGTKPYLGDSPATGTALEAVKANGIYDVCKKLDIPIVELDDPVEIDGEIFKGIMISKKVLEADKIVNIAKLKTHVQMIMTLAVKNTFGCVVGKEKSAWHFRAKTNTNFANVIIDIHNIVKPTLNIIDGILGMEGNGPANGIKKYFNVLGVSENAYALDHAIIKSLNIKEKYVYIIKEAMKRGLIPHYEIESNWEGERIKLPLTAPIFETVTNLVRIFERVPKINKNKCVECKLCETRCPAEAIDIDNDKFIDYSKCIRCYVCHEVCPQDAIKLIRKLK
- a CDS encoding folate family ECF transporter S component, which codes for MTKTKRLVLSSLFIVLSIILTRLLSFRFNLFGVESIRIGFGTLPIMISAFTLGPGYGFLVGALADFFGYWINPMGPYVPYFTITSGLYGLLPGLVFYYLFKKEVKFWNFAISYLAGGIVGISITPYLIHSLWGVPYAVLIPPRIVSLAIKFFLYPMIISMLYKRVPQLDQITHSTI